One stretch of Arachis hypogaea cultivar Tifrunner chromosome 20, arahy.Tifrunner.gnm2.J5K5, whole genome shotgun sequence DNA includes these proteins:
- the LOC112784659 gene encoding organic cation/carnitine transporter 1 — protein sequence MEQDQSKESDGRRGTTLVESEEGTKLELTVDEVVEGYVGSLGLSQILHVLVVSFAWIFDAQSTLVTIFSDAQPPWRCKNGVYCADGRRSSVCGLVPGSWEWVSGDRSSTVAEWGLICDRKFLAAVPASVNFLGSLLGSAIFGHLADTWLGRKRAVMISCILTSITFLATSYSPNIYAYAFFRFATGFARSGIGISCLVLATESVGRKWRGQAGQYSFFFFTIGFLSLPLLAYPTRTNWRNLYKFLSILPLAYAIIILPWVSESPRWFLIRGRSKDALKVLKYFARINGKDEFPPNLTLANPSELKDEESGTISNKRENLWTTKWAAKRMALVMIAGFGVGFVYYGVQLNVENLNFNLYVSVAINAVMEIPAVFAGSFLLGFSNRRLLFSVSSYVAGVSCILCLIFSKGYSNSKARGKFGGNWGQLIVEAVGFMGSSLAYDILYIYCVELFPTNVRNFAVSMLRQTLMLGASVAPLLVVVGRLSPSLSFIVFGVLSIASGVLSIWIPETRNAPLYETLKQQEEMEALNHVSNGHSRCLEFGK from the exons ATGGAACAGGATCAATCAAAAGAGAGTGATGGAAGAAGAGGCACAACCCTGGTGGAAAGTGAAGAAGGCACAAAACTTGAGCTAACTGTGGATGAAGTTGTGGAAGGTTATGTAGGCTCACTTGGATTATCCCAAATCTTGCATGTCCTTGTGGTTTCATTTGCATGGATATTTGATGCACAGAGCACATTGGTGACAATCTTCAGTGATGCACAGCCACCTTGGAGGTGCAAGAATGGCGTGTACTGCGCCGACGGCCGCCGCAGTTCTGTTTGTGGCTTGGTGCCTGGGAGCTGGGAATGGGTTAGTGGAGATAGAAGCTCCACCGTAGCTGAATGGGGACTTATATGTGATAGGAAGTTTCTTGCTGCTGTTCCTGCTTCTGTCAACTTCCTTGGTTCTCTTTTAG GGTCTGCTATATTTGGGCACCTAGCAGATActtggcttggaagaaaaagagcagtgatgatttcATGCATCTTAACCTCCATAACATTTTTGGCCACATCCTACTCCCCAAACATCTACGCCTATGCCTTCTTCCGATTCGCAACAGGGTTTGCGAGATCAGGAATCGGCATAAGCTGCCTTGTCCTCGCCACAGAGTCAGTGGGACGCAAGTGGCGAGGCCAAGCCGGCCAATACAGCTTCTTTTTCTTCACAATTGGATTCCTCTCACTCCCTCTTCTGGCATACCCAACCAGAACAAATTGGAGGAACTTGTACAAATTCTTGTCCATTTTGCCCCTGGCATATGCAATCATAATACTCCCTTGGGTCTCTGAATCCCCAAGGTGGTTTCTAATAAGAGGCAGAAGCAAAGATGCATTGAAAGTGTTGAAATATTTCGCCAGAATAAACGGCAAAGACGAATTCCCTCCGAATCTAACCTTAGCAAATCCTTCTGAACTGAAAGATGAAGAATCCGGAACAATTTCGAACAAGAGAGAGAATCTCTGGACCACAAAATGGGCTGCCAAACGAATGGCTCTTGTTATGATTGCTGGGTTTGGGGTTGGATTTGTTTACTACGGAGTTCAACTCAACGTGGAGAATTTGAATTTCAATCTTTATGTCTCGGTGGCTATAAATGCGGTTATGGAAATCCCTGCTGTTTTTGCCGGTTCTTTTCTGTTGGGATTTTCTAACAGAAGGTTGTTATTCTCCGTTTCATCCTACGTGGCAGGCGTTTCTTGCATTCTGTGCCTAATATTCTCAAAGGGGTATTCAAATTCCAAGGCACGTGGCAAATTTGGCGGGAACTGGGGGCAGTTGATTGTTGAGGCAGTTGGGTTTATGGGCTCTTCCTTGGCCTATGATATCTTGTACATTTATTGTGTGGAGTTGTTTCCTACAAATGTGAGGAACTTTGCTGTCTCAATGTTGAGGCAAACTTTGATGCTCGGGGCGTCGGTGGCGCCGCTGCTCGTGGTGGTGGGCCGGTTGAGCCCATCACTTTCTTTTATAGTGTTTGGGGTCTTGTCCATTGCTAGTGGCGTTTTGAGCATTTGGATTCCTGAGACCAGGAATGCTCCTTTGTATGAGACACTTAAGCAGCAGGAGGAGATGGAGGCTCTTAATCATGTTTCCAATGGCCATTCTAGGTGCCTAGAATTTGGAAAATGA